One Acetobacterium sp. KB-1 DNA segment encodes these proteins:
- a CDS encoding aldehyde ferredoxin oxidoreductase family protein — protein MFQGGYMGKVLRVNLTTKTVSVEDLPEKIAKDYIGGAGFGVKYLFDEVPGEVDPLGPDNKLIFAPGPLSGTSAPCASRMAVTTKSPLTGAVGMSLSGGYFPVELKFAGYDVLIIEGKSETPVYLHIKDDKVSIKNAEKIWGMDTQIIQTIIKQDVNDQNTRIACIGQAGENLSKMAAIINERRAFGRKGVGAVMGSKNLKAIAVRGTQEVPIAKPEAFAAARKFMLGAMKDSPVLYPEFSKLGTPMVVDPISAMGMFPSENFRTTGEKDYSTSIGVEASISRNKGNEHCYGCPVGCTQLKLAKGKRYEGGMSDPEYETYYSLGGVVGVENVDSIIYNDMICDKYGLDTMSVGVTIALAMELFERGLLSEKDTQGFDLRFGNHEVVTQLIEEIAFRREGLGELLCDGSRVMAQKIGGDASDFAMHIKGLELPAYDPRGAKAHGLNFATSYTGADHNRGYAFQEIFGIPVPQAYDRFAVVGKGWLTKWNQDIRCATTDCPTMCGFLMDMALPAIAEQNTADLVSSASGLVLTKEDVGKVGERVNNLARVYNISAGFTRADDNFPKRIMEEAIKEGGSKGQLIPEADLEIMLNEYYDARNWSQDGVPTREKLAELDLPEAVTLLEKRNML, from the coding sequence ATGTTTCAGGGCGGTTATATGGGAAAAGTGTTGCGAGTAAACCTCACAACAAAAACAGTATCGGTTGAAGATTTGCCGGAAAAGATTGCCAAAGATTATATTGGCGGTGCCGGTTTTGGGGTGAAATACCTCTTTGATGAGGTCCCGGGTGAGGTGGATCCCCTGGGGCCCGATAACAAGCTGATTTTTGCCCCGGGTCCTTTGAGCGGGACCTCAGCACCCTGTGCCAGCCGAATGGCGGTAACGACTAAATCCCCCTTGACTGGGGCAGTGGGAATGTCATTGTCTGGGGGTTACTTTCCAGTTGAACTGAAATTTGCCGGCTACGACGTGCTAATCATTGAAGGGAAATCAGAAACCCCGGTTTATCTTCATATCAAGGACGACAAGGTGTCGATAAAAAACGCCGAAAAAATTTGGGGAATGGATACGCAGATCATTCAGACAATCATCAAGCAGGATGTGAACGATCAGAACACTCGGATTGCCTGTATTGGCCAAGCCGGAGAAAATCTATCGAAGATGGCGGCGATTATAAATGAGCGCCGGGCCTTTGGTCGTAAAGGCGTGGGTGCGGTGATGGGCTCAAAGAATCTAAAGGCCATCGCTGTAAGGGGAACTCAGGAGGTACCCATTGCCAAACCTGAAGCCTTTGCGGCGGCCCGTAAGTTCATGTTGGGGGCCATGAAAGATAGCCCGGTTTTATATCCCGAGTTTTCGAAGCTGGGGACCCCAATGGTAGTGGATCCGATTTCTGCCATGGGGATGTTTCCATCTGAAAATTTTCGGACCACCGGCGAAAAAGATTATTCGACTTCCATTGGGGTCGAAGCCAGCATAAGCCGTAACAAGGGCAACGAACATTGTTATGGTTGTCCGGTAGGTTGTACCCAGCTGAAGCTGGCCAAGGGGAAACGCTATGAAGGTGGCATGTCGGATCCTGAATACGAAACCTATTACAGCCTTGGCGGTGTGGTCGGGGTAGAAAACGTCGATAGCATTATTTACAATGATATGATATGCGACAAGTATGGCTTAGATACCATGTCAGTGGGGGTCACCATTGCCTTAGCCATGGAGCTTTTTGAGCGCGGATTACTCAGTGAGAAAGACACGCAAGGGTTTGATTTACGCTTTGGAAATCATGAGGTAGTGACTCAGTTGATTGAAGAAATTGCCTTCCGACGAGAAGGACTTGGAGAGCTGCTTTGCGATGGCTCACGGGTTATGGCACAAAAAATTGGCGGCGACGCCAGTGATTTTGCCATGCATATCAAAGGATTGGAGTTGCCAGCCTATGATCCCCGGGGTGCTAAGGCTCATGGTCTGAATTTTGCCACCAGTTATACGGGTGCCGACCATAATCGGGGTTATGCCTTTCAGGAGATATTTGGGATTCCGGTGCCTCAGGCCTATGATCGCTTTGCCGTGGTTGGCAAGGGTTGGCTGACCAAATGGAATCAGGATATCCGCTGTGCCACCACTGATTGCCCCACCATGTGTGGCTTCTTGATGGATATGGCACTGCCGGCCATTGCTGAGCAAAACACTGCTGATCTTGTCAGCAGTGCCAGCGGTCTCGTCCTGACTAAAGAAGATGTCGGCAAGGTTGGGGAGCGGGTCAATAACCTGGCTCGGGTCTATAACATTTCAGCCGGTTTTACCCGGGCGGATGATAACTTTCCCAAACGAATCATGGAAGAAGCCATCAAAGAAGGCGGCTCCAAAGGACAATTGATACCCGAAGCTGATCTGGAAATCATGCTCAACGAATATTATGATGCCAGAAACTGGAGTCAAGACGGGGTACCGACTCGAGAAAAATTAGCCGAACTTGATCTGCCTGAAGCTGTAACCCTGCTTGAAAAACGGAATATGTTATAA
- a CDS encoding PLP-dependent cysteine synthase family protein — protein sequence MYNNILETIGNTPMVRINHLNPNPNVEILAKFEGFNPTGSIKDRIALKMVEQAEAEGVLTKDMIIIEPTSGNTGIGLAMIAAVKGYQLEIVMSEAVSIERRKMIQAFGATVTLTSPTEGTDGAIRKVRELVAAYPERYFNPDQFSNHYNKLAHYSTTAEEIWEQTQGKVTHFVSSLGTSGTIMGVGMGLRRHNPDVKIVEAQPVLGHYIQGLKNMEEAIVPAIYQPDEIDLHIMVESEIAFDFARQIVKKEGIFVGMSSGAAMYAATEVAKKIDSGLIVVIFPDRGEKYLSTDLFKL from the coding sequence ATTTATAATAATATTTTAGAAACCATCGGTAATACCCCGATGGTTCGGATTAATCATTTAAATCCTAACCCTAATGTGGAAATCCTGGCGAAGTTCGAAGGTTTTAATCCAACTGGCAGTATTAAGGATCGGATTGCCCTTAAAATGGTTGAGCAGGCTGAAGCCGAAGGTGTCTTAACCAAAGACATGATCATTATCGAACCGACCAGTGGAAATACCGGGATTGGTTTGGCGATGATCGCTGCCGTCAAGGGCTATCAACTGGAAATCGTCATGAGCGAAGCGGTCTCGATTGAACGCCGTAAAATGATTCAAGCCTTTGGTGCGACCGTCACGCTGACCTCACCGACCGAAGGAACCGATGGTGCAATTCGTAAGGTGCGGGAATTAGTTGCCGCCTATCCGGAGCGTTATTTTAATCCGGATCAATTCAGCAATCACTATAACAAACTCGCCCACTATTCCACCACAGCCGAGGAAATCTGGGAACAGACGCAAGGCAAGGTTACCCACTTTGTTTCCTCTTTAGGGACCTCCGGCACCATTATGGGCGTTGGCATGGGACTTCGCCGGCACAATCCGGATGTGAAAATTGTCGAAGCCCAGCCGGTGCTTGGACATTACATCCAGGGTCTTAAAAACATGGAAGAAGCCATTGTTCCGGCCATCTATCAACCCGATGAGATTGACTTACATATCATGGTTGAATCGGAGATCGCCTTTGATTTTGCCCGTCAAATTGTCAAAAAAGAAGGCATCTTTGTCGGCATGAGCAGTGGTGCGGCGATGTATGCCGCTACCGAAGTGGCTAAAAAAATTGATTCCGGTCTGATTGTGGTGATCTTCCCGGACCGTGGCGAAAAGTATCTCAGTACTGATTTGTTTAAGCTGTAA
- a CDS encoding patatin family protein — protein sequence MEISNKIKCNIKDTALIFEGGGMRASYTAGFLNNLLENHLYFDYVAGISAGSSHSVNYLSRDPERARRSFVEIAQDPNFGGWKSFLKGDGFFRSQYLYEETSLPGGVLPLDFETFMENPAQLRIGMFERSLGKVIYYTKDDIKDIKDLMKIVRASSSLPIFMPPTHYDGQSFVDGGLGGGIALDIAKQDGYQKFFVVLTREKGYRKSPIRFKRSIKAYYHNYPKVARAMLRRHVIYNKTLDELEALERKGQAFLVYPETMPVSNREIDFEKLFQSYQLGYAQGKRDVPEWKHFLKID from the coding sequence ATGGAAATCAGCAATAAAATAAAATGTAATATTAAAGATACCGCCCTGATCTTCGAAGGTGGGGGAATGCGTGCTAGCTATACCGCTGGATTTTTGAATAATCTATTGGAAAACCATCTTTATTTCGACTATGTTGCTGGAATATCGGCTGGCTCAAGCCATAGTGTTAATTATTTATCCCGGGATCCTGAAAGAGCTCGACGCTCTTTTGTGGAAATCGCCCAAGATCCGAATTTTGGTGGCTGGAAGTCCTTTTTAAAAGGTGATGGATTTTTCAGATCCCAATATCTTTACGAAGAAACATCTCTACCTGGCGGGGTTCTGCCGCTGGATTTTGAAACCTTTATGGAGAATCCCGCCCAATTGCGAATAGGAATGTTTGAACGCAGTTTAGGAAAAGTTATTTATTATACCAAGGATGATATTAAAGATATCAAAGATCTAATGAAAATTGTTCGGGCATCCTCTTCACTGCCTATTTTTATGCCACCAACCCATTATGACGGTCAGTCCTTTGTTGACGGCGGATTGGGTGGAGGCATTGCCCTGGATATTGCAAAACAAGACGGATATCAGAAATTCTTCGTTGTGTTAACGCGGGAAAAAGGTTATCGAAAATCCCCGATTAGGTTTAAGCGATCCATCAAAGCTTATTATCATAACTATCCCAAGGTGGCTCGGGCGATGCTGCGCCGCCATGTGATTTATAACAAGACCTTAGATGAATTGGAAGCCCTGGAGCGCAAAGGACAGGCTTTTCTGGTTTATCCGGAGACCATGCCAGTGTCAAACCGCGAGATTGACTTTGAGAAACTTTTCCAAAGCTATCAGCTCGGCTATGCACAGGGAAAACGGGATGTTCCGGAATGGAAACACTTTCTAAAAATCGACTAA
- a CDS encoding DUF2804 domain-containing protein, with the protein MVIATPFAKKTKFYLNCKENYFGGKGIIAFGQRRVELNENSTAVLDWGRGVWPFSQEWFWGNGSAIIEGNHFGFNIGWGFGDLKNASENMFFWNGKAYKLGRLHTEIDTTDYMKPWKFRDEEGKFQFVMTPIYDQVTDTKVAFIQMYCHQLFGSFDGVVMLPDGKKVIINNLLAFCEHAKNRW; encoded by the coding sequence ATGGTGATTGCGACACCCTTTGCCAAAAAGACAAAATTTTATTTAAACTGTAAAGAAAATTATTTTGGCGGAAAAGGGATCATCGCGTTTGGCCAGCGACGGGTTGAACTTAATGAGAATAGCACCGCAGTCCTTGATTGGGGCAGAGGGGTGTGGCCTTTTTCACAAGAATGGTTTTGGGGCAACGGTTCAGCCATTATTGAAGGCAACCACTTTGGATTTAATATTGGCTGGGGATTTGGTGATTTAAAAAACGCTTCGGAGAATATGTTTTTCTGGAACGGGAAAGCTTATAAACTAGGCAGACTTCATACTGAAATTGACACGACGGATTATATGAAACCCTGGAAATTTCGTGATGAAGAGGGGAAGTTTCAGTTTGTGATGACACCAATTTACGATCAGGTGACGGATACTAAAGTTGCATTTATTCAAATGTACTGTCATCAGTTATTCGGTTCTTTTGACGGAGTTGTGATGTTGCCAGACGGTAAAAAAGTTATCATAAATAATCTGTTGGCATTTTGTGAACATGCGAAAAACAGATGGTAG
- a CDS encoding SagB/ThcOx family dehydrogenase, with amino-acid sequence MKNENIKTLKDFLKDDIRQETDFKRTDQNMGVPAPPIEKPCPSDAKKIPLIEPEAVKIGEVSLKTAILRRESRRRFSNEALSIDELSFLLWATQGVRKWQQKNALRTVPSAGNRHALETYLAVFNVDGLETGIYRYLPSQHQLVLESSPDHLKERMTEAALNQKFAGSSAVTFIWTTISYRMEWRYAEASYKVIALDAGHICQNLYLACEAIGAGTCAIAAYDQQAADRLLSIDGEDEFVVYMAPVGKV; translated from the coding sequence ATGAAAAATGAAAATATTAAAACCTTAAAGGACTTCTTGAAAGACGATATTCGACAGGAAACTGATTTTAAAAGGACCGATCAGAACATGGGCGTCCCAGCCCCGCCGATTGAAAAACCATGTCCATCGGATGCAAAGAAAATACCTTTAATTGAGCCTGAAGCGGTTAAGATCGGTGAAGTGTCTTTAAAGACAGCCATTTTACGCCGAGAATCACGGCGTAGATTTAGCAATGAAGCCTTGTCCATTGACGAATTGTCATTTCTTCTCTGGGCCACCCAGGGAGTTCGCAAGTGGCAACAGAAAAATGCTCTGAGAACCGTTCCCTCAGCGGGAAATCGTCATGCCCTGGAAACCTATCTGGCGGTATTCAATGTGGACGGCCTGGAAACGGGAATCTATCGGTACTTGCCGTCCCAGCACCAATTAGTTCTAGAATCATCACCGGATCATCTCAAAGAAAGGATGACAGAGGCGGCATTAAATCAAAAATTTGCCGGATCAAGTGCCGTTACCTTTATCTGGACAACCATTTCCTATCGGATGGAATGGCGCTATGCTGAGGCCTCATACAAGGTAATAGCTTTGGATGCCGGACATATCTGTCAAAACCTCTATCTCGCCTGCGAAGCCATTGGTGCCGGAACCTGTGCCATCGCAGCTTATGATCAGCAAGCTGCCGATCGCCTCCTTAGTATAGATGGCGAAGATGAGTTCGTCGTTTATATGGCACCAGTTGGGAAAGTTTGA
- a CDS encoding thioredoxin family protein, with protein sequence MEQVNTVIEMNQLIKTNDMLLAYFGSNTCGVCRDLQPKINAMIDRYPNIRAVKVDVQNLSELSASFHIFSAPVVMLFIQGKETVREAGIISLNSLEEKISRYYQLFYLEATQS encoded by the coding sequence ATGGAACAGGTAAATACAGTAATAGAAATGAATCAACTGATTAAGACAAATGACATGTTGCTGGCATATTTTGGCAGTAACACTTGTGGCGTGTGTCGTGACCTGCAGCCAAAAATTAATGCGATGATTGATCGCTATCCAAACATTCGGGCGGTTAAGGTTGATGTGCAAAACTTGTCAGAATTATCGGCTAGTTTTCACATCTTTTCAGCTCCGGTTGTGATGCTGTTCATTCAAGGTAAAGAAACAGTAAGAGAAGCTGGTATTATTAGTCTGAACAGTCTCGAAGAAAAAATCTCCAGATACTATCAGCTTTTTTATTTGGAGGCGACGCAATCGTAG
- the istA gene encoding IS21 family transposase, which yields MSRKIAVKLIMELRANGLSQSSIARSRHMSKTSVNEVFRIAEEQHLSYDEIKDRSSDEVYHLFFPHKHAEETVYALPDYDYVHNELTKVGVTLKILWQEYRDQCTATSHLNVGYTKFCNGYRDEVARKKLTNHLTHKPGVIAEVDWSGKTQKLIDQVTGDEIKVYLFVGTLPYSQYTYVEPCLDMKQNTWLNCHVHMYEYFGGSTVRTVCDNLKTGVVTHPREGDIILTEAYEALGDHYCTAIMPAPVRKPKAKASVEGSVGKLATAVIAKLRNNVYYTLADLRVDVLAALKVFNDRPFQKRQGSRTEIHDTIERTCLRPLPVHPYEPVTWFYNNKIYSDCHIVFEKNHYSCPYQFAGKKADLRVGDSFIEIYCHNERIASHHRFPYYTIDGWSTHDEDLPESFKQAEWNQERFMKEAQSIGASTLAVIQLIFENTRLPERAFNPSKSVLKLAKKYSAVRLENACEMALKTLRSPRYIHTNISNRY from the coding sequence ATGTCCAGAAAAATTGCCGTGAAGCTCATTATGGAATTGCGTGCTAATGGGCTTTCGCAATCATCAATCGCACGCAGCCGACACATGTCAAAAACTTCTGTTAATGAAGTTTTCCGTATTGCTGAAGAACAGCATCTTTCTTATGATGAGATCAAAGACCGGTCTTCAGACGAAGTCTATCATCTGTTCTTTCCGCATAAACATGCTGAAGAAACCGTTTATGCGCTGCCGGATTATGACTATGTTCATAATGAGTTGACCAAAGTGGGCGTCACCCTCAAAATTCTCTGGCAAGAGTATCGGGATCAATGCACTGCCACGTCACATCTCAACGTTGGTTATACGAAATTCTGTAATGGTTATCGCGATGAAGTGGCGCGTAAAAAGCTAACCAATCATCTGACCCATAAGCCGGGTGTGATCGCCGAAGTTGACTGGAGTGGCAAAACCCAAAAGCTGATTGACCAGGTGACCGGTGATGAGATAAAAGTTTATCTCTTTGTTGGCACCTTGCCTTACAGCCAGTATACCTATGTTGAACCATGTTTAGATATGAAACAAAATACCTGGCTCAATTGTCATGTGCACATGTATGAATACTTTGGTGGTTCAACGGTTCGCACGGTTTGTGATAATCTCAAGACGGGTGTTGTTACGCATCCCAGGGAAGGTGACATCATTCTCACTGAAGCTTATGAAGCTTTGGGTGATCACTATTGCACGGCTATTATGCCCGCCCCGGTGCGAAAACCAAAAGCAAAGGCTTCGGTTGAAGGCAGCGTTGGTAAACTCGCCACGGCGGTGATTGCCAAACTTCGAAATAATGTCTACTACACCCTTGCCGACTTGAGAGTCGATGTCCTGGCGGCTCTCAAAGTGTTTAATGACCGGCCTTTCCAGAAACGGCAAGGCAGTCGTACTGAAATCCACGACACCATTGAGCGCACCTGTTTGAGACCATTACCGGTGCATCCCTATGAGCCAGTTACCTGGTTTTACAACAATAAAATCTATTCGGATTGTCATATCGTTTTTGAAAAGAATCATTATTCCTGTCCTTATCAGTTTGCGGGTAAAAAAGCCGATTTACGTGTCGGTGATTCATTTATTGAGATTTATTGCCACAATGAGCGGATTGCCAGTCATCATCGTTTCCCATACTATACCATTGATGGTTGGTCGACTCATGATGAAGATTTGCCTGAAAGTTTTAAACAGGCGGAATGGAATCAGGAACGTTTTATGAAAGAAGCACAGAGCATCGGTGCTTCAACTTTGGCGGTGATTCAGCTGATTTTCGAAAATACCCGGCTCCCGGAAAGAGCTTTTAATCCGTCAAAGTCGGTACTGAAACTGGCTAAAAAATATTCGGCGGTACGGCTTGAAAATGCCTGCGAAATGGCCCTCAAAACGCTTCGTTCGCCGAGATACATACATACAAACATCTCGAACCGATATTAG
- a CDS encoding ubiquitin-like small modifier protein 1, which yields MIAIHITTIMGLKALMGEKKDQTIVLSDGDTVRDALNQLCNSYGPALNKRLFDDTGALNPGIAVFVNGCVIHALAGLDSSLKNDDTVLIFPPVGGG from the coding sequence ATGATTGCGATACATATCACCACCATCATGGGTTTAAAAGCCCTGATGGGTGAAAAAAAAGACCAGACCATCGTGCTTTCAGATGGTGATACGGTTCGGGATGCCCTGAATCAACTTTGTAACAGCTATGGGCCAGCATTAAATAAACGACTTTTTGATGATACCGGAGCGCTTAATCCGGGGATTGCTGTTTTTGTAAATGGCTGTGTGATCCATGCCTTAGCAGGGCTTGATAGCAGCTTGAAAAATGATGATACGGTATTAATTTTTCCGCCGGTGGGCGGTGGATGA